The Christiangramia forsetii KT0803 DNA segment CAACGAGTATGGGAGTTACTGGGCTCAAAATATTCTTCCTTGATATCTTCACGAGGGAAATAATGATTATTTTCTACGATTTTGGTATTGGAACTTTCAGCAATTACTGTATCATTCCAGATGGCTTTCATGGCGGTATTATTTAAAAATTACTTTCTTCTAAATATATAATTTTTATAGCAGTTTTCCCTATCCTGAAACGACTTCTCTACACTTAAACCGGCTTCATCTGCCAACCAATTAACGATTGAATCATCGTATTTCTGGGAAATCTCAGTGTGAATACTTTCCCAAGCTTCAAAATTTACTTCTAATCCAATTTTCTTGATATTTATATTTTGCTGCTTTTTGCTTACCAGAAAGCTCTTTGCGGTTCCGGTTTCAGGATCGTAGGTTTCCCAGTGAAGAAAATTATCGATATCAAATTCACCCTCAAGTTCGTTATTGATCCTTACCAGTAGATTTTTATTGAAATCTTCAGTAATACCCTCAGAATCATTATAAGCATCAAGAATTTTCTGAGGATGCTTCTTTTGATCAAAGCCCATAAAAAGCATATCTTCTTCGCTCATCGCCTCTGCGATATTACCAAGAAAATCAACCGCTTCTTTATGATTTAAATTCCCAATATTACTGCCCAGGACGATAATTACCTTTTTGCGGGTATTATATTCTGAAAGCTTCTCAAGTGTCTTAAAGTATGTTCCCTGTTG contains these protein-coding regions:
- a CDS encoding L-histidine N(alpha)-methyltransferase, whose amino-acid sequence is MKNPPETMFESAFAEDTYKGLTSYPKYLLSKYIYDKRGDKLFQKIMDMPEYYLTSSEFDIIEQNAHSIIKSFSSKSGFDLIELGAGDGKKTKIILNKLVDENIEFNYLPVDISQNVLDELKESLRNEIPEVNVEVQQGTYFKTLEKLSEYNTRKKVIIVLGSNIGNLNHKEAVDFLGNIAEAMSEEDMLFMGFDQKKHPQKILDAYNDSEGITEDFNKNLLVRINNELEGEFDIDNFLHWETYDPETGTAKSFLVSKKQQNINIKKIGLEVNFEAWESIHTEISQKYDDSIVNWLADEAGLSVEKSFQDRENCYKNYIFRRK